One window from the genome of Erwinia sorbitola encodes:
- a CDS encoding NADH:flavin oxidoreductase, translated as MSQNKSSILFSPFTVRSLQLKNRIVMAPMTRLFAPDGIPGEANAAYYRRRAEGGVGLILSEGTVVDRPASRNDSGIPFFHGEAALTGWKNVIDAVKDAGGRMAPQIWHTGAARYINGWEPDAPVESPSGFDAPGDPRGAAMSEEDIADTISAFVKAAADAKRLGFDTVEIHGAHGYLIDQFFWAGTNLRTDRYGGPTIKERTRFASEIVSAVRHAVGSDFPIIMRVSQWKQQDYGVRIAETPAAMEEWLLPLVEAGVDILHCSQRRFWEAEFPEIDGENGLNCAGWAKKVTGAATISVGSVGLDNDVTHAFAGKGSAPASLERLIERMEREEFDLIAVGRALLSDPDWVTKVQDDNYTKLNGFNPASLAELV; from the coding sequence ATGTCTCAAAATAAATCCAGTATTCTGTTTAGCCCTTTTACCGTCCGTTCTCTACAGCTTAAAAACCGCATTGTTATGGCACCGATGACGCGACTTTTTGCACCGGATGGCATACCGGGAGAAGCCAATGCCGCCTACTACCGGCGTCGTGCCGAGGGAGGGGTCGGCCTGATACTTTCTGAGGGAACCGTTGTTGATCGCCCGGCATCACGTAACGATTCGGGCATCCCTTTTTTCCACGGGGAAGCGGCTCTGACTGGCTGGAAAAATGTGATTGATGCCGTAAAGGATGCGGGGGGCCGAATGGCACCGCAGATCTGGCATACCGGTGCGGCGCGTTACATCAACGGCTGGGAACCGGATGCACCTGTTGAAAGCCCATCAGGTTTCGATGCACCCGGAGACCCACGCGGCGCTGCAATGAGTGAAGAAGATATTGCAGATACCATTTCGGCGTTCGTCAAGGCAGCAGCAGATGCCAAACGTCTGGGCTTCGACACGGTTGAAATCCATGGCGCTCATGGCTATCTGATCGACCAGTTCTTCTGGGCAGGTACCAATCTGCGTACCGATCGCTACGGCGGCCCCACAATCAAAGAGCGTACGCGCTTTGCCAGTGAGATTGTCTCAGCAGTTCGCCATGCGGTCGGTTCAGACTTTCCAATTATTATGCGTGTCAGCCAATGGAAGCAGCAGGACTACGGAGTGCGAATCGCCGAAACACCGGCGGCAATGGAAGAATGGTTATTGCCGCTGGTCGAGGCTGGCGTCGATATCCTGCACTGTTCGCAACGTCGGTTTTGGGAAGCGGAATTCCCTGAGATTGATGGTGAAAATGGCCTGAACTGTGCGGGCTGGGCGAAAAAAGTGACAGGCGCCGCGACGATTAGCGTGGGTTCGGTTGGTCTGGATAATGATGTGACGCATGCTTTCGCCGGAAAGGGATCGGCTCCTGCAAGCCTGGAACGACTCATTGAGCGCATGGAGCGCGAAGAGTTTGATCTTATCGCAGTAGGTCGCGCCCTGTTGAGCGATCCGGATTGGGTAACGAAAGTACAAGACGATAATTACACAAAGTTGAACGGATTTAATCCGGCATCCCTGGCTGAATTGGTTTAA
- a CDS encoding winged helix-turn-helix transcriptional regulator: MLTLHPQCFSSECPSRALFDQIADKWSMMVLAVLDEEPQRFNAIKRRLEGVTQKALTQCLRRLERNGLVSRQILSFSPVAVQYEITPLGRTLQQPFRELHQWTLNKLPEVEAARRQFDQAAEMK; encoded by the coding sequence ATGCTGACTTTACACCCGCAGTGCTTCTCATCGGAATGTCCGAGCCGGGCACTGTTCGATCAAATTGCAGATAAATGGTCGATGATGGTTCTGGCTGTACTGGATGAGGAACCACAGAGATTTAACGCTATTAAGCGCCGGCTGGAGGGCGTGACTCAGAAGGCCCTGACGCAGTGCCTGCGCAGGCTCGAACGCAATGGTCTTGTCTCGCGACAGATCCTTTCGTTTTCGCCTGTGGCAGTACAATATGAAATCACGCCGCTGGGCCGGACCTTACAGCAGCCGTTTCGTGAACTACACCAATGGACGCTTAATAAATTGCCTGAAGTCGAAGCCGCAAGACGGCAGTTTGATCAGGCTGCTGAGATGAAATAA
- a CDS encoding TetR/AcrR family transcriptional regulator, whose protein sequence is MIKHSEPLLYCGTISPDILVRSFQLVNGGFMSGKPQYDESAVLNAAIGVFWGHGYANASISELTEATGLSRSSLYQRFGDKDGLFNECLRLYTDRVLRRMNSIQSDSAKVRVEALLREFLPGSAGTDQRKGCLLSRSLTEQADLTAAGKMTMSEGIRQQRQIVLNILLEGQQTGEISRDVDAELLAWYYFGILQSVVNLPSAGASRQTLSQLIDISMSAWPKDEVIPSDSDGTT, encoded by the coding sequence TTGATTAAACATAGTGAACCCTTATTATATTGTGGAACGATCAGTCCAGACATCCTGGTACGATCGTTCCAGCTTGTCAATGGAGGATTTATGAGCGGTAAACCACAATATGATGAGAGTGCCGTGCTAAATGCAGCAATCGGCGTTTTCTGGGGGCATGGTTATGCAAATGCATCCATCAGCGAGCTTACTGAAGCAACAGGGCTGTCCAGGTCGAGTCTTTATCAGCGTTTTGGTGATAAAGACGGGCTGTTCAATGAGTGCCTCAGGCTGTATACGGATCGCGTCCTGAGGCGCATGAATTCGATTCAATCTGACTCGGCAAAAGTGAGGGTTGAAGCATTGCTGAGGGAGTTCCTTCCGGGCAGCGCTGGAACAGATCAGCGTAAAGGCTGCCTGCTGTCTCGAAGCCTCACGGAGCAGGCAGACCTTACGGCCGCAGGTAAAATGACGATGAGTGAAGGGATCCGCCAGCAGCGACAGATAGTGTTAAATATTCTGTTAGAGGGGCAACAAACGGGTGAAATTTCGCGGGATGTCGATGCTGAACTGCTGGCCTGGTACTATTTTGGCATTCTGCAATCGGTGGTAAATCTGCCTTCAGCCGGAGCCAGCCGTCAGACGCTTTCACAGCTCATTGATATTTCAATGTCGGCCTGGCCGAAAGACGAGGTTATCCCTTCAGATTCTGATGGGACAACCTGA
- a CDS encoding NAD(P)H-binding protein, translating into MFNQSNMPAPELRIAVAGATGRVGSHLINKLASEAVEVISLTRQKRSENISDRVLSAVVDFEKFSTLEMALVGVDKLFIAHGTSPQQVANEIALIDAAVKTGVRHIVKLSVMGPATPVNPFAWHAVIEAHLAQQPVASTVLRPTTFMDVLKRAGSHIAGGTWAGAAGNGRVNLIDIRDVADVARVALLEKVADNSQRAYHLTGPRNWTMHEVAEELSHLLGYTVSYSDRSPGQQRTALLAEGLSPFVTELLVGLDRIFNHSVLIERTLTVEELTGLPSRSLSDWLQENIEFFKR; encoded by the coding sequence ATGTTTAATCAATCGAATATGCCAGCTCCTGAACTTCGTATCGCTGTTGCAGGTGCGACAGGGCGGGTTGGTTCACACTTAATCAATAAGCTTGCATCAGAGGCTGTGGAGGTTATTTCGCTCACGCGTCAGAAGAGATCTGAAAATATTTCCGACCGTGTGTTATCTGCTGTTGTGGATTTTGAAAAGTTTTCAACGTTGGAGATGGCGCTGGTGGGTGTCGATAAGCTTTTCATCGCCCATGGCACTTCTCCCCAACAGGTGGCTAATGAGATAGCGCTCATTGACGCTGCGGTAAAAACAGGCGTGCGTCATATTGTTAAACTTTCGGTAATGGGGCCGGCAACACCCGTAAATCCGTTTGCGTGGCATGCAGTGATAGAGGCGCATCTGGCTCAACAACCGGTGGCCTCCACCGTCTTAAGGCCGACGACTTTCATGGATGTGCTCAAGCGTGCCGGAAGCCATATTGCTGGCGGAACCTGGGCGGGAGCTGCCGGAAACGGGCGTGTGAATTTGATCGACATTCGGGATGTAGCCGATGTGGCGCGTGTAGCATTACTGGAAAAAGTAGCAGACAACTCTCAGCGCGCATATCACCTTACTGGCCCGCGTAATTGGACAATGCATGAAGTTGCAGAGGAGTTATCTCATCTTCTGGGTTATACGGTCAGCTATTCAGACCGCTCACCCGGGCAACAGCGTACAGCTTTACTGGCTGAAGGCCTCTCTCCCTTCGTCACTGAACTGCTGGTTGGGCTTGACCGGATTTTCAACCACTCAGTTCTTATTGAGCGTACTTTGACTGTTGAAGAATTAACTGGATTGCCTTCGCGGTCATTGTCAGACTGGCTTCAGGAAAATATTGAATTTTTCAAAAGGTAG
- a CDS encoding efflux RND transporter periplasmic adaptor subunit, whose amino-acid sequence MLRLKPATLAVCLLPLVLVACGDTAVTDDPRTQPPLVRAATVVSAVDGSRAFTGVVVARTQSDLGFRVEGKILERLVDTGQAVKRGQPLMRLDPVDLGLQAQSQQQAVAAARARARQTTVDEARYRGLVTTGAVSASAYDQVKAAADTAKAELSAAQAQAKVAQNAMGYAVLLADADGVVMETLAEPGQVVSAGQPVIRLARAGQREAIVQLPETLRPVPGSEAQATLYGTGNRRVPAKLRLLSDAADPLTRTFEARYVLEGALANAPLGSTVTLHIADDKIPGQLTQVPLAAIYDPGKGPGVWSISGKPAKVSWRSVQVQGLGDDAARVTGSLKPGELVVALGAHLLHDGETVRTIQQGDDSVAGRNP is encoded by the coding sequence ATGCTCAGGCTAAAACCCGCCACCCTGGCTGTTTGTCTGTTGCCGCTTGTCCTGGTGGCATGCGGCGACACTGCCGTTACCGACGATCCCCGAACCCAGCCACCTTTGGTCAGAGCTGCAACCGTAGTGAGCGCTGTCGACGGCTCCCGCGCATTCACCGGCGTTGTTGTTGCCCGAACTCAAAGCGATCTTGGCTTCAGGGTAGAGGGTAAAATTCTCGAACGCCTGGTGGATACCGGTCAGGCCGTAAAACGCGGTCAACCGCTGATGCGGCTGGATCCCGTTGATCTTGGCTTGCAGGCGCAGTCTCAGCAGCAGGCGGTTGCGGCTGCACGTGCGCGCGCACGACAAACGACAGTTGACGAAGCCCGTTATCGGGGACTGGTCACTACCGGTGCTGTTTCCGCATCGGCTTACGATCAGGTGAAGGCCGCAGCCGATACGGCTAAAGCTGAACTCAGTGCTGCTCAGGCTCAGGCCAAAGTGGCACAAAACGCGATGGGATACGCCGTGCTGCTAGCCGATGCCGATGGCGTGGTGATGGAGACGCTGGCTGAACCGGGCCAGGTGGTCAGTGCCGGGCAGCCTGTCATCCGGCTGGCAAGAGCTGGCCAGCGTGAAGCTATCGTACAGCTACCCGAGACGCTAAGGCCTGTGCCGGGCAGCGAGGCTCAGGCAACGCTCTACGGCACCGGCAATCGGCGGGTGCCAGCAAAACTGCGGCTCCTTTCCGATGCGGCAGATCCGCTAACGCGCACCTTTGAGGCAAGATATGTGCTTGAGGGAGCACTGGCGAATGCCCCGCTGGGATCCACCGTTACGCTGCATATTGCAGACGATAAAATACCGGGCCAGCTGACACAGGTGCCTTTAGCGGCCATCTATGATCCTGGCAAAGGCCCGGGTGTCTGGAGCATTTCGGGGAAGCCCGCCAAAGTATCATGGCGATCCGTTCAGGTGCAGGGATTGGGTGACGATGCGGCGAGAGTGACCGGTTCCCTTAAGCCGGGAGAGCTGGTGGTCGCTCTGGGTGCACACCTGCTGCATGACGGTGAAACTGTACGCACGATTCAGCAGGGCGATGACAGTGTTGCGGGGCGCAACCCATGA